The following are from one region of the bacterium genome:
- a CDS encoding ornithine cyclodeaminase family protein, whose translation HAVRPLSRLTIVDRVEERAELLGVALARDLPQTEIIVSTEVAKAISDVDIVCCATTSLVPLFEAADLPAEVHVNAIGAYRPAMHEIPAELLADSRTYIDDRHAALTESGEIIDAVAAGLIRESDLVELGVALRGTQSHGGRTVFKSVGVAMQDWAIADVLARNLNS comes from the coding sequence GCACGCCGTTCGCCCGCTGTCACGACTAACGATCGTGGATCGAGTCGAGGAGCGTGCCGAATTGCTCGGCGTTGCGCTGGCCCGTGACTTGCCGCAGACTGAGATCATCGTCAGCACCGAGGTCGCGAAGGCGATCAGCGACGTTGATATCGTCTGCTGTGCCACCACGTCCCTGGTCCCGCTCTTTGAAGCAGCGGATCTGCCCGCCGAAGTGCACGTAAATGCCATCGGCGCCTACCGGCCGGCGATGCACGAAATTCCAGCCGAGCTGTTGGCCGATAGCCGGACCTACATCGATGACCGACACGCTGCGCTCACCGAGTCTGGTGAGATCATTGACGCCGTCGCAGCGGGCCTGATCAGGGAGTCCGATCTGGTGGAGCTCGGGGTGGCGCTCCGCGGCACGCAGTCCCATGGTGGCCGAACCGTTTTCAAGAGCGTCGGGGTAGCAATGCAGGACTGGGCCATCGCAGACGTCCTGGCGCGAAACCTGAATAGCTGA